In Labrus mixtus chromosome 22, fLabMix1.1, whole genome shotgun sequence, the genomic window catgcatgggacgcgcgcactaaccactgcgccaccagcgccccacccAATGGACTTCTTGAATGCTGTCTCATTGTATTGAAAATGCAAGAATTAGATCGGCAACGTGTTGTTACAGAAACATTTGTTCATGTCGTCATTGATAATCCAGACGTACTTTAAACGTACTTTATGTTGATTATTTACTTTggcagaaatacatttaaaagaaaaaccctCAAACAGAGGGCTTAAAAATATTTAAGCAGCTTTTAACGTAATTGTTGAtgcaagaacaacaaaaaacaaaatcctatTTATCTCTATTGACTCGCATGAACAAAATTTAAATCCATCCAATAcaacacctctccagctaccagcccaatttccagacttggtgcgtgccgggacttgaaccggcgaccctttaaattaattaaatgaatgtctAAATAATCATAAGTCTTGAAATCTTTCTGGAAAGTGAATATTGTCTCAATGTCTTAGTTCATattgtttctttggtttttatAGGGAAACTTTTGCAGGTATATAATTGATTACGTAGACACAGCTTGATCCACAAAGTATTAAAGTTTAGATAATTTCACACACAGGACAGACATATTTTTGCAAAACATATGCAACACATTACGAAGACAGATGGTTTTAAATAACAAGAGTCACAGATAGCAGCATTCACAATAAATATACTGAATAATAACCATCAATGCCTCCATCAGTGGTTTAACCAGGTGTTGATATTCCTCTCAGTCTAATGCAAAACACCACCCACATGTATATGATCAGTAACAATCTCCCACGTCAACAGGGACATTTCCATATGAActctaaatataaaaaacagacaCCACTTACAGTTGAGACATAATTGAAATTCAGTTTACTAAAGGACTGCATTTGCCGAATAAGACACCCAAAACCCAACACCTAGAGAACGAATTACTTCACAAGAACTACTTCACATTAAATGGATTTTCTCATTGTGTACTGAAAGAACGACAGTGAAAAATACTTGGGTTCGGACTGTAAGAGTGCAGAAATGTGCAAAAATATCCTGCTATGCGATTTGAGCAGGGTCTGTGAGGGTCTGTCCCACTGTCCTACTTCCATTCTTAAGAATTCCCTCAGTGGTAACATGACCCAAGTTCAAAGCTGGTGGCTTTGGGCTTCCAATGTCAGTCAAGTCCTCTGCCTGAGGCTCTAAGAAAGCCACCCTCTTTCCATTTGACCGCCGATCTCCTGACTCTACCTCTCTGGGATCTGAACAGAGGATGAAGGCTCGTCCGCCACACCCCGTGGACCCCCCACCTCGAGCATCCCTGCATCGACAGGGAGTGAGGTAGAGGTAGAGCAGCACCAGTACGATGCTGATCACACAGGAAGCCAGGGTGGTGAATGCTGTGTTAAAATGCTCTGCACCACTGCGATGTGTCAAGCCACTCACAGATGTCGTGCTCGAGTTTCCCACCACCACAATGACTTCTGGAAACTCATTGGGTTCGTAGCTGCGCCCTCGCCCTGTGACACATCCAAAAGTACCAGAATCTTCTATCAGTGCTCCTCGAATTTCAAGGGTACCATTGGGGAAAACCGTTAGGCGGGCATTTGAATCATTGGTTGATGAATTCACCACAATACTTGGGGTAACCCAGAACACAACCAACCCTTCTTGGACTGGCAAAGCCAACCCTGGACATGGTACTTGTAGCCATTTTCCAGGTTCTACTTGGAAAGTCTTTTCCTCTAGGGGCATTTTGGACGATACCTGCTTGCTACATTGAGATCCTTGACCAATATTGTCCATACATGGGTATTTAACTCTGAAATCCAACAAGGGGCGATACTGTTTCCACATCCAGTACTCAATTAAGGCAAGTAATGTGCAATCACAGACAAAAGGGTTTTCCTGCAAATAAATTCCACTTTGTCGGCTGAAGGACAGAAGGCTCTGGACAGGAGCCTTGGAGAGCCTGTTGTTTGAAAGATCCAGAAAGGTCAGGTTAAGAGGCCCTCCAGGTTCCTGATAAAGCCCATAGGGAAAATCCTCTAGTCTGTTCCCAGAGAGGTAGAGCCTCTTCAGGCTGCGAAGATCACTGAAGGCCTCTGGGTTAATCTGGATGATCTGGTTGCCAAACAGCAGTAGTTCTCTTAGTTCCGTCAGCCCAGTGAAGATGGACGAGTTCAAAACTGTTAGTTGGTTGGAAGAGAGGTCCAGTTGGAGGAGATGCGGCGTCACAGCAAAGGCATTCGTCTCGATTTGGCTTATGGAGTTCCTGCTGAGAACCAGAGTTGAGAGTCGATCAAACGGTTGGGAAATCCAGTCCAGAGGCAGGACGGTGAGGGCATTGTGGCTCAGGTCTAACCGTGTGGCGTAGCTCGGGAAATCAAAGCGTGCAACAGACAGATTGCGGCCACTGCAGGAAATAATATCACTGGCACAGAGGCAGTATAGTGGGCAAGTAGCCACGGAGGACAGGGCGCCaagacacagtgagagcagaaaGGCTACAAAACCAGGGTTCCAGCGGCTTCCTCCAATATCAGTCCTGCCTGGAAGGTGTGACACAGCGGGATGCATCCTGTTCCCTCAGGATGGGATCTCAGGTTACCGTCTCACTGGGTGTACACATGTCAGGTTTACAAACCTCTGATAGTGGCAGGCTTTTACTTaactgaggagagacagagaaagacaggaatcaaggagggggagggggggggtatTTGTTTTCCTCAAAAATCAAGTAAGctagtgtttttgtttaattctagTCACAAATATCTAACGACAGTCCAGATATATTTCATATTACAATATGCAAAAAGCAAAATCATGCCTGAATTGCTTGTATTAAGTACAAATAAAATTCTACCAAAGGGGCAGGAAAAATGTACTTAAGTGTCTTGAAGTAAGAAGAATTAGTGAGTATATCTT contains:
- the LOC132956667 gene encoding amphoterin-induced protein 2-like, with translation MHPAVSHLPGRTDIGGSRWNPGFVAFLLSLCLGALSSVATCPLYCLCASDIISCSGRNLSVARFDFPSYATRLDLSHNALTVLPLDWISQPFDRLSTLVLSRNSISQIETNAFAVTPHLLQLDLSSNQLTVLNSSIFTGLTELRELLLFGNQIIQINPEAFSDLRSLKRLYLSGNRLEDFPYGLYQEPGGPLNLTFLDLSNNRLSKAPVQSLLSFSRQSGIYLQENPFVCDCTLLALIEYWMWKQYRPLLDFRVKYPCMDNIGQGSQCSKQVSSKMPLEEKTFQVEPGKWLQVPCPGLALPVQEGLVVFWVTPSIVVNSSTNDSNARLTVFPNGTLEIRGALIEDSGTFGCVTGRGRSYEPNEFPEVIVVVGNSSTTSVSGLTHRSGAEHFNTAFTTLASCVISIVLVLLYLYLTPCRCRDARGGGSTGCGGRAFILCSDPREVESGDRRSNGKRVAFLEPQAEDLTDIGSPKPPALNLGHVTTEGILKNGSRTVGQTLTDPAQIA